The following proteins are co-located in the Hydractinia symbiolongicarpus strain clone_291-10 chromosome 7, HSymV2.1, whole genome shotgun sequence genome:
- the LOC130649465 gene encoding uncharacterized protein LOC130649465 has protein sequence MRCLHAINYSMRCLHALNYSMRCLHAINYSIVLAPQSKLKDYKINMADERTRAILKKLGLKHLILKFSEENITADLIPKLSLKHFESLGVTDNGVIMNLRVKFCSFGGIKPQKLKWENGGAPKFLIPEEVLQNLLNDGCLISEISNILCVSERTIYRRMEEYGLKKHNFTEMSNEECDSILSTVTQEFPNCGEVMLRELLRETEGFPTLKHCGGFELLKCIPNCRILEPLNCKLNSISLKATIGQGKIYIRPIQKSLSVIPLQKASTVTTSIKEKCLNCFEEFCLEELRQHTELCMPYYESSDDSEVALPPVLSNEVTHEEENNEITETESAFRISYEYIPETRDQKQDNANNNEEFDLNANINNIISYCIDNQVNSPVEILRYMQQKLVQGRSLEITDIAVHDDRPTNFIMVDRANLIETGLEEIRELQNKLICLSVQFYGELAEDYGGPRKEFFQQIIREIKEKYFDCEINLFPLSDYYDIGIVFGLSLLQNGPFPQFLEEDDLQKIFFNEEPGKFNELRRAFKDLGIFQIVEAFPIMLHLFRPNPNATFTFKKLVNLLQPKWAAEGSNEHYRQKKLYPSLMKYLRQAHGGKRSGVSLPDVLRFVTGSEEEPLLGFALAPSIKFVPVMEEGRFLPTSNTCINQLQLPMESNAISLPDENALFGLYDLAFSSRFFGQI, from the exons atgcgctgtttgcatgcgataaattattcgatgcgctgtttgcatgcgctaaattattcgatgcgctgtttgcatgcgataAATTATTCGATAGTTTTGGCGCCTCAATCAAAACTCAAGGATTACAAAATTAATATGGCTGACGAAAGAACACGAGCTATATTAAAGAAACTTGGATTGAAACACCTTATTTTGAAGTTTAGTGAAGAAAATATAACCGCTGATTTGATAccaaagctttctctaaagcATTTCGAAAGCTTAGGTGTAACAGATAATGGAGTTATAATGAACTTGAGGGTAAAATTTTGCAGCTTTGGTGGAATTAAACCACAAAAGTTAAAGTGGGAAAATGGAGGAGCTCCAAAATTCCTAATACCTGAAGAAGTCCTACAAAACCTACTCAATGACGGCTGTCTTATTTCGGAGATCAGCAATATCTTATGCGTTTCAGAAAGAACAATTTATAGAAGAATGGAAGAGTATGGGCTTAAAAAGCATAACTTTACAGAAATGTCTAATGAAGAGTGTGATTCAATTCTGAGCACTGTGACTCAAGAGTTTCCTAATTGTGGCGAAGTTATGTTACGAGAACTGTTAAGAGAAACTGAAGGTTTTCCAACTTTAAAACATTGTGGCGGGTTTGAGTTATTAAAATGTATCCCAAATTGCAGGATCCTTGAACCTTTGAATTGCAAACTAAATTCCATATCTTTGAAAGCTACCATAGGACAAGGAAAGATTTATATACGTCCAATTCAAAAGTCGTTGTCGGTAATACCTCTGCAAAAGGCAAGTACAGTAACAACTTctatcaaagaaaaatgtttaaattgttttgagGAGTTTTGTCTCGAAGAACTGAGACAACATACTGAGTTATGCATGCCATACTATGAATCTAGTGATGATTCAGAAGTTGCATTACCCCCTGTGTTATCAAATGAGGTGACCCATGAAGAGGAAAACAATGAAATAACTGAAACTGAATCTGCTTTTCGAATAAGCTATGAGTACATTCCAGAAACAAGAGATCAAAAGCAGGATAATGCTAATAACAACGAAGAATTTGATCTCAATGCAAACATTAACAACATCATCAGTTATTGCATTGATAATCAAGTGAATTCACCAGTCGAGATATTACGGTATATGCAGCAGAAGTTAGTTCAAGGTCGAAGTTTAGAAATAACTGATATTGCGGTTCATGATGACAGACCAACAAATTTTATCATGGTTGATCGGGCCAATCTTATTGAAACTGGTTTAGAAGAGATACGGGAACTGCAAAATAAGTTGATTTGTTTATCTGTGCAGTTTTATGGTGAG ttgGCAGAAGATTATGGAGGGCCAAGAAAAGAGTTTTTTCAACAGATAATAAgagaaatcaaagaaaaatactTTGATTGTGAAATAAACTTGTTTCCTTTAAGTGATTATTATGATATTGGAATAGTTTTTG gctTGAGTTTGCTTCAGAATGGTCCATTTCCACAGTTTTTGGAAGAAGATGacctgcaaaaaatattttttaacgaaGAACCTGGCAAATTCAATGAACTCCGAAGAGCTTTCAAGGATCTTGGAATTTTCCAA ATTGTGGAAGCCTTTCCTATCATGCTACACCTTTTCCGACCCAATCCTaatgctactttcacttttaaaaaactgGTCAACTTGCTTCAGCCAAAATGGGCAGCTGAAGGGTCAAACGAACATTACAGGCAGAAAAAGCTTTATCCGTCATTAATGAAATATTTGAGGCAAGCACATG GTGGAAAACGTTCGGGTGTTTCGCTTCCCGATGTACTAAGGTTTGTCACTGGAAGTGAAGAAGAGCCTTTGTTAGGATTTGCACTGGCCCCTTCGATAAAATTTGTTCCGGTGATGGAAGAAGGTCGATTTCTTCCGACAAGTAACACTTGCATTAATCAATTGCAATTACCAATGGAAAGTAATGCTATTTCCCTTCCAGACGAAAACGCTCTGTTCGGTTTATATGACTTAGCCTTTTCTAGTCgattttttggacaaatttaa
- the LOC130649466 gene encoding netrin receptor DCC-like isoform X2, with translation MTTKSECSLYGFFFLTGCLSIFDYIRYKDSSGQGTFANTAINEDLYLRSRRDIDAIGAPFNLEKLLAVIKRYENVDSIDEALRNVIQKTILKLREEHIRNVAKKCNCTSQPGPMGPSGPPGPPGKGGKKGFGLLTPKLTDVQIYPVANESDDKILKCQFLGNPIPSVRWEHHFANINITMEIDPHESIISSYLHVRNITWNDHRSNLTCTAQNIIGIANASGSLTVHIPPIIHLPSDRIYANLGTNFKFPECKVTSNPPATITWKRGYGNLPFGRHEKNGTSLEIFNVREEDTGYYVCEAENYLGKSNLGIQLKPRPLQFVEKPLSSIKSVALQVIRCSALGTPENMYGKIVNLDKGMKLPVEESTNGTLFTLKAYIARPGNYKCIIWDLTQSVESSFRVKFSKLPSVLLTKKHSKSLKVWLKEESAFGQYVLCFDGKRDNWNTTKFHKRCDNKPHTVTILRTKHKKTFGAYSDIPWSPSSTSRTSSKAFVFSFYLGKRKLLIKSGSQAVCYSSSNGPCFGQHEVKVGNFLFLYNYEHQNEVKNRFRTSLGKSFPYGYVPTSDFLDNMQVFYRQKF, from the exons ATGACTACAAAAAGTGAATGTTCGCTATATggcttcttttttttaactggtTGTTTATCGATTTTCGACTATATTCGATATAAAGATTCCAGTGGTCAAGGAACTTTCG CAAATACTGCCATCAATGAAGATTTGTACCTGAGAAGCCGACGAGACATCGATGCAATTGGTGCTCCGTTTAATCTTGAAAAATTATTAGCTGTGATCAAAAGATACGAAAACGTAGATTCCATCGACGAAGCATTGAGAAACGTTATTCAAAAGACCATACTAAAACTAAGAGAGGAGCATATACGCAACGTGGCGAAAAAATGCAATT gCACAAGCCAGCCCGGACCAATG GGACCATCAGGCCCTCCAGGCCCACCAGGTAAGGGAGGAAAGAAAGGCTTTGGTTTGCTTACCCCAAAACTAACAGATGTACAAATCTATCCGGTAGCCAATGAGAGTGATGATAAAATTCTAAAGTGTCAATTCCTTGGAAATCCAATACCTTCTGTAAGATGGGAGCACCACTTTGCAAACATAAATATTACAATGGAAATTGATCCCCACGAATCGATTATTTCATCATATTTGCACGTGAGAAACATTACTTGGAATGATCACCGTAGCAACTTGACTTGCACTGCGCAAAACATTATTGGAATTGCAAATGCTTCTGGTTCACTTACAGTGCATA TTCCACCCATAATACATTTACCAAGCGACCGCATCTATGCAAATCTTGGTACTAACTTCAAGTTTCCTGAATGTAAGGTAACTTCTAATCCACCGGCTACGATAACATGGAAACGAGGATATGGAAATTTGCCCTTTGGACGACACGAGAAAAATGGAACGTCTCTTGAAATTTTTAACGTGCGTGAAGAAGATACTGGTTATTACGTTTGCGAAGCAGAAAATTATTTAG GCAAATCAAATCTAGGCATACAGTTAAAGCCGAGACCTTTGCAGTTCGTAGAGAAACCACTTTCTAGTATTAAGTCTGTCGCGTTGCAAGTTATCCGATGCTCTGCTTTGGGTACACCTGAGAACATGTATGGGAAGATTGTTAATCTTGATAAGGGAATGAAACTGCCAGTAGAAGAATCAACAAACGGTACTTTGTTTACGCTGAAGGCATACATTGCAAGACCTGGAAATTATAAATGTATCATTTGGGATTTGACACAAAGTGTTGAGAGCAGCTTTAGAGTGAAATTTAGTAAAT TGCCATCTGTACTCTTGACAAAAAAGCATTCGAAAAGTCTCAAAGTATGGCTAAAAGAAGAGTCAGCGTTTGGCCAATATGTTTTGTGTTTTGATGGAAAAAGGGACAATTGGAACACTACCAAATTTCACAAGCGTTGTGATAACAAGCCACACACTGTCACAATCCTTCGAACCAAACATAAAAAGACGTTTGGAGCATATTCTGATATACCCTGGAGTC CATCTTCAACTTCCCGCACAAGTTCAAAGGCGtttgttttttcgttttatCTCGGCAAGCGAAAACTTTTGATTAAAAGTGGATCTCAAGCAGTATGTTATTCCAGCAGCAATGGGCCCTGTTTTGGACAGCATGAAGTGAAAGTgggaaattttctttttctttataattacGAACACCAAAATGAAGTGAAGAATAGGTTCAGAACCAGTTTGGGAAAGAGTTTCCCCTATGGATATGTTCCTACTTCTGACTTTCTGGATAATATGCAAGTGTTTTACAGACAAAAATTTTAA
- the LOC130649466 gene encoding netrin receptor DCC-like isoform X1, with protein MITRSRCLLYAIFFLTSCLSTFDCVPFKDSKSQSADISSNINDTTSDLAKLIGLIRSEVNITIQEELTKIIQSVVTNLPAGQFCQAVSKCNSNTAINEDLYLRSRRDIDAIGAPFNLEKLLAVIKRYENVDSIDEALRNVIQKTILKLREEHIRNVAKKCNCTSQPGPMGPSGPPGPPGKGGKKGFGLLTPKLTDVQIYPVANESDDKILKCQFLGNPIPSVRWEHHFANINITMEIDPHESIISSYLHVRNITWNDHRSNLTCTAQNIIGIANASGSLTVHIPPIIHLPSDRIYANLGTNFKFPECKVTSNPPATITWKRGYGNLPFGRHEKNGTSLEIFNVREEDTGYYVCEAENYLGKSNLGIQLKPRPLQFVEKPLSSIKSVALQVIRCSALGTPENMYGKIVNLDKGMKLPVEESTNGTLFTLKAYIARPGNYKCIIWDLTQSVESSFRVKFSKLPSVLLTKKHSKSLKVWLKEESAFGQYVLCFDGKRDNWNTTKFHKRCDNKPHTVTILRTKHKKTFGAYSDIPWSPSSTSRTSSKAFVFSFYLGKRKLLIKSGSQAVCYSSSNGPCFGQHEVKVGNFLFLYNYEHQNEVKNRFRTSLGKSFPYGYVPTSDFLDNMQVFYRQKF; from the exons ATGATCACAAGAAGTCGGTGTTTATTATATGCGATCTTTTTcttaacaagttgtttatcaacttttGACTGTGTTCCATTTAAAGATTCCAAAAGTCAAAGTG CTGACATATCCAGCAACATTAATGATACAACATCAGATCTTGCAAAACTCATTGGTTTGATTCGAAGTGAAGTCAATATTACAATCCAAGAGGAGTTAACAAAAATCATCCAAAGTGTCGTGACAAATCTTCCTGCAGGTCAATTTTGTCAAGCTGTTAGCAAATGTAATT CAAATACTGCCATCAATGAAGATTTGTACCTGAGAAGCCGACGAGACATCGATGCAATTGGTGCTCCGTTTAATCTTGAAAAATTATTAGCTGTGATCAAAAGATACGAAAACGTAGATTCCATCGACGAAGCATTGAGAAACGTTATTCAAAAGACCATACTAAAACTAAGAGAGGAGCATATACGCAACGTGGCGAAAAAATGCAATT gCACAAGCCAGCCCGGACCAATG GGACCATCAGGCCCTCCAGGCCCACCAGGTAAGGGAGGAAAGAAAGGCTTTGGTTTGCTTACCCCAAAACTAACAGATGTACAAATCTATCCGGTAGCCAATGAGAGTGATGATAAAATTCTAAAGTGTCAATTCCTTGGAAATCCAATACCTTCTGTAAGATGGGAGCACCACTTTGCAAACATAAATATTACAATGGAAATTGATCCCCACGAATCGATTATTTCATCATATTTGCACGTGAGAAACATTACTTGGAATGATCACCGTAGCAACTTGACTTGCACTGCGCAAAACATTATTGGAATTGCAAATGCTTCTGGTTCACTTACAGTGCATA TTCCACCCATAATACATTTACCAAGCGACCGCATCTATGCAAATCTTGGTACTAACTTCAAGTTTCCTGAATGTAAGGTAACTTCTAATCCACCGGCTACGATAACATGGAAACGAGGATATGGAAATTTGCCCTTTGGACGACACGAGAAAAATGGAACGTCTCTTGAAATTTTTAACGTGCGTGAAGAAGATACTGGTTATTACGTTTGCGAAGCAGAAAATTATTTAG GCAAATCAAATCTAGGCATACAGTTAAAGCCGAGACCTTTGCAGTTCGTAGAGAAACCACTTTCTAGTATTAAGTCTGTCGCGTTGCAAGTTATCCGATGCTCTGCTTTGGGTACACCTGAGAACATGTATGGGAAGATTGTTAATCTTGATAAGGGAATGAAACTGCCAGTAGAAGAATCAACAAACGGTACTTTGTTTACGCTGAAGGCATACATTGCAAGACCTGGAAATTATAAATGTATCATTTGGGATTTGACACAAAGTGTTGAGAGCAGCTTTAGAGTGAAATTTAGTAAAT TGCCATCTGTACTCTTGACAAAAAAGCATTCGAAAAGTCTCAAAGTATGGCTAAAAGAAGAGTCAGCGTTTGGCCAATATGTTTTGTGTTTTGATGGAAAAAGGGACAATTGGAACACTACCAAATTTCACAAGCGTTGTGATAACAAGCCACACACTGTCACAATCCTTCGAACCAAACATAAAAAGACGTTTGGAGCATATTCTGATATACCCTGGAGTC CATCTTCAACTTCCCGCACAAGTTCAAAGGCGtttgttttttcgttttatCTCGGCAAGCGAAAACTTTTGATTAAAAGTGGATCTCAAGCAGTATGTTATTCCAGCAGCAATGGGCCCTGTTTTGGACAGCATGAAGTGAAAGTgggaaattttctttttctttataattacGAACACCAAAATGAAGTGAAGAATAGGTTCAGAACCAGTTTGGGAAAGAGTTTCCCCTATGGATATGTTCCTACTTCTGACTTTCTGGATAATATGCAAGTGTTTTACAGACAAAAATTTTAA
- the LOC130649468 gene encoding protein chibby homolog 1-like: MPLFKPSFKANRKVPKRRADAGSTNPSQLTDKAALDPNLDFSNTPLKLKLGGQNMVFQNGAWVPQDDMRGSPSSLHTNDENNSLKEKLIIAEEENNMLKYKIELLLDMLAVSQSDIHCMEQEISQLKKLAGP; the protein is encoded by the exons ATGCCACTGTTTAAACCAAGTTTCAAAGCAAACCGAAAAGTTCCAAAACGACGAGCAGATGCAGGATCAACAAATCCATCTCAACTTACGGATAAAGCTGCACTTGATCCCAACTTAGACTTTTCAAACACACCTTTGAAATTAAAGTTAGGCGGGCAAAATATGGTATTTCAAAATGGAGCATGGGTTCCTCAAGATG ACATGCGCGGTAGTCCATCATCTCTTCACACAAATGATGAAAATAATTCACTAAAAGAGAAATTGATAATAGCAGAAGAAGAAAATAACATGTTAAAGTATAAAATCGAGTTATTGCTTGATATG CTTGCTGTTAGTCAATCTGATATCCATTGTATGGAACAAGAAATATCGCAATTAAAGAAATTAGCTGGTCCTTGA
- the LOC130649467 gene encoding hemicentin-1-like — protein MITKSQAFIYTFLFFTSCLSIFNHLRFEGSESHASFANTASNGDSSLRNRRDVNAKNLSFDLLNIFGVMKKNDSTATIREKILEIVRNTTLSEDQICKAVRECNCTMKPGPMGPTGPPGPPGKDGKRGLGLFSPRLRMKDLHHLSIVRSNKILKCQFFGNPIPSVRWKHDFSNTNVTIEINHNKSVITSYLHVKNITWDERGSKVTCIAESVLGSANATGLVTVHVAPIIHLPSGPIHANLGTNVTFPECKVTSNPPATITWKRGYVNLPIGRHEKNNTFLQIFNVRAKDEGYYVCEAENYLGKSTQGILLTSGPLQFTKKPTDLIESVNSSEVIQCSALGLPKHMSGKVVDLDSKKELSVNISTAANSFTLTAEITTPGYYKCIIQELQQVVESSFKVNFFSLPSSILTKDLSPRLAGWLKEENAFAKYALCWKGTRDGWNVTTFHQNCDNKPYTLTLMKSFFSIYGGYSDIAWSLSTASKISSKAFLFNLKYRPRKVLIRSGSKAICYDRNSGPCYGHREFRIRTPEYGYKKIVNTFTSKTGKSFAGTTEPFSGYIGRLSEIEVFYRVDIV, from the exons ATGATTACGAAGAGCCAAGCCTTCATATatacgtttttgtttttcacaagctgtttatcaatttttaaccACCTTCGATTTGAAGGTTCTGAAAGTCATGCAAGCTTCG cAAACACTGCTAGCAATGGAGATTCCAGCCTGAGAAACCGACGAGATGTAAACGCAAAAAACCTTTCATTCGATCTTTTGAATATCTTTGgtgtgatgaaaaaaaatgataGCACAGCTACCATTCGCGAAAAAATACTGGAAATTGTAAGAAACACCACATTATCAGAAGATCAGATATGTAAAGCTGTTAGGGAATGCAATT GCACAATGAAACCTGGACCAATG GGTCCAACAGGTCCTCCTGGACCACCAGGTAAAGACGGTAAAAGAGGACTTGGTTTATTTTCTCCAAGATTGAGAATGAAAGACCTGCATCATTTATCTATAGTCAGAAGCAATAAAATTCTAAAATGTCAATTCTTTGGAAACCCAATACCTTCTGTAAGATGGAAACATGACTTCTCAAACACGAATGTTACAATTGAGATTAATCATAACAAATCGGTTATTACATCATACTTGCACGTTAAAAACATTACGTGGGATGAGCGTGGTAGCAAGGTGACTTGCATTGCGGAAAGTGTTTTAGGAAGTGCAAATGCTACTGGGCTTGTTACAGTTCATG TTGCACCAATTATACATTTACCAAGCGGTCCTATTCATGCAAATCTTGGTACCAATGTTACATTTCCTGAATGTAAAGTAACTTCTAATCCACCCGCTACGATAACATGGAAACGCGGTTATGTAAATCTTCCCATTGGACGACACGAGAAAAACAACAcatttcttcaaatttttaatgtgCGCGCAAAAGATGAAGGTTATTACGTTTGCGAAGCAGAAAATTACTTAG GCAAATCAACACAAGGCATACTACTAACATCAGGACCTTTGCAATTCACAAAGAAACCAACAGATCTTATTGAATCAGTTAATTCATCAGAAGTTATCCAATGCTCAGCGTTGGGTTTGCCAAAACACATGTCTGGAAAGGTTGTGGATCTTGATAGCAAAAAGGAACTTTCGGTTAACATTTCCACAGCTGCCAACTCATTTACGTTGACTGCAGAAATTACAACGCCTGGATATTACAAGTGTATAATTCAGGAGCTCCAACAAGTAGTTGAAAGTAGttttaaagtcaattttttttcat TACCATCTTCAATATTAACAAAAGATCTTTCACCACGTCTTGCCGGGTGGTTAAAAGAAGAAAATGCATTTGCAAAATATGCTCTATGTTGGAAAGGGACAAGAGATGGTTGGAACGTGACAACATTCCATCAAAATTGTGATAATAAGCCGTATACTCTTACActcatgaaatcatttttttcaatCTATGGAGGTTATTCAGACATTGCATGGAGCC tcTCTACAGCTTCAAAAATCAGCTCAAAAGCTTTTCTTTTCAACTTAAAATACCGACCGCGAAAAGTACTGATCCGAAGTGGTTCAAAAGCAATATGTTATGACAGAAATTCAGGGCCCTGTTATGGACATAGGGAATTCAGAATCAGAACTCCTGAATAtggttataaaaaaattgtgaacaCTTTTACAAGTAAAACAGGTAAAAGTTTTGCAGGGACTACAGAACCATTTTCTGGGTACATTGGTAGACTGAGCGAGATAGAAGTGTTTTACAGAGTAGACATTGTATAa